In the Calditrichota bacterium genome, one interval contains:
- a CDS encoding LysM peptidoglycan-binding domain-containing protein yields the protein MIIRKIFIITILVLSGNIFSSEINYSSKNLFPMHKELEPAVRFWIDVYGKYGTNQYIIHDSRKLGIVYEVAKIGIRNGGYADEPLSKSQKKTLKGYVKKYKDILKAIAAVYPDSTKLKPEQRKILRQLTSFKSKQDFLLASRRVRAQKGQKNRFRHGMEISGRYMPYLKKIFKEYNLPNELTILPHVESSFNYKAYSSVGAAGIWQFTRSTGKQFLKISYEIDERLDPILATEASAKLLSRNFKGVGHWPLAITAYNSGLSGMKRAVRKLKTTDINTIVKKYKSRYFKFASRNFYAEFLAALHVVQNYQKYFGIIQFELPIKYKELQLPQYLKYSSLSRFLEMDKNQFRTYNPALRPSIFNNSKYIPKGYRLRLPASISTDSLLAAIPKAAYLASQKRSEYYRIRYGDTLDRIARKFGTSVNQLLAINNISNPHFIRRGMTIRIPDKKRQKPLLASIEPKVELAHVDLFRVPDPEKKSTLDIQFFDTGYGWLDSNMTEPKITYANSKDSADLEIEFIKKENPAIGYIRVEPEETLGHYAEWLQVRTQQIRNWNSLSFQSPIGLDQKIKIVFNKISADDFNRIRLEYHRGIEEDFFTYYEITDTLTHTVKNGDNIWYLSNYEYNLPYWLIVDFNKDIDFGALKVGDKLVIPAIKSKS from the coding sequence ATGATCATTCGAAAAATATTTATTATTACAATACTGGTTTTATCTGGCAACATTTTTAGTAGTGAAATTAACTATTCTTCCAAGAATCTTTTCCCGATGCACAAAGAGCTGGAACCAGCAGTAAGGTTTTGGATTGATGTTTATGGCAAGTATGGAACGAATCAATATATCATTCACGATTCCCGCAAACTTGGTATAGTTTATGAAGTGGCCAAAATCGGCATTCGAAATGGTGGTTACGCGGATGAACCGTTAAGCAAATCACAAAAGAAAACATTAAAAGGGTATGTAAAAAAATATAAGGATATTTTAAAAGCCATTGCTGCCGTTTATCCGGATTCAACCAAGCTGAAACCAGAGCAAAGAAAGATATTAAGGCAATTGACTTCTTTTAAAAGTAAGCAGGATTTTTTGCTGGCATCTCGACGGGTTCGGGCCCAAAAAGGCCAGAAAAACAGGTTTAGGCATGGAATGGAAATATCCGGTCGTTATATGCCTTATCTAAAAAAGATTTTTAAAGAATATAACCTACCTAATGAGCTGACAATTTTACCACATGTGGAATCATCCTTTAATTATAAAGCATATTCAAGTGTTGGAGCGGCCGGTATTTGGCAGTTTACACGCAGCACGGGCAAACAATTTTTAAAAATCTCTTATGAGATTGATGAACGCCTTGATCCGATTTTGGCAACAGAAGCCTCGGCAAAATTATTAAGCCGAAATTTTAAAGGAGTAGGGCACTGGCCATTGGCAATCACTGCTTATAACTCCGGATTAAGCGGAATGAAACGGGCTGTAAGAAAGCTAAAAACAACAGACATCAACACAATTGTGAAGAAATATAAAAGCCGCTATTTCAAGTTCGCATCACGAAATTTTTATGCGGAATTTTTAGCTGCCTTGCATGTGGTACAAAATTATCAGAAATATTTTGGAATAATACAATTTGAATTACCCATTAAATACAAGGAGCTTCAACTTCCACAGTATTTAAAATACAGCTCGTTATCCCGCTTTTTGGAAATGGATAAAAATCAATTCCGAACATATAATCCGGCATTACGGCCTTCTATTTTTAATAACTCAAAATATATTCCAAAAGGATACAGGTTGCGTTTGCCGGCAAGTATTTCGACAGATTCTCTTTTGGCAGCAATTCCAAAGGCAGCATATTTGGCCAGCCAAAAAAGAAGTGAGTATTATCGTATCCGCTATGGTGATACGCTTGACAGAATTGCCCGAAAGTTTGGCACATCTGTAAATCAGCTTCTTGCGATAAATAATATTTCTAATCCTCACTTTATCCGACGAGGAATGACGATTCGAATTCCTGATAAAAAAAGGCAAAAGCCACTTTTAGCATCAATCGAACCAAAGGTTGAGCTTGCCCATGTGGATTTGTTTAGGGTCCCGGACCCAGAAAAAAAGTCAACTTTAGATATTCAATTTTTCGATACGGGTTATGGTTGGTTGGATTCAAACATGACAGAGCCAAAAATCACTTATGCAAATAGTAAAGACAGTGCTGATTTGGAGATTGAATTTATTAAAAAGGAAAACCCGGCCATTGGTTACATACGTGTTGAACCTGAGGAAACTTTGGGTCATTATGCGGAATGGCTGCAGGTTAGGACACAGCAGATTCGTAACTGGAATAGTTTATCTTTCCAAAGCCCGATAGGTCTCGATCAAAAAATTAAGATAGTGTTTAATAAAATATCTGCGGATGATTTTAATCGGATTCGACTTGAATATCATCGTGGGATTGAAGAAGATTTTTTTACTTATTATGAGATAACAGATACGCTAACTCATACGGTTAAAAATGGTGATAATATCTGGTATCTTAGTAACTATGAATACAATTTACCCTATTGGCTAATTGTAGATTTTAACAAAGACATTGATTTTGGTGCTTTGAAAGTTGGGGATAAACTGGTAATCCCGGCAATTAAATCCAAAAGCTAA
- a CDS encoding cysteine desulfurase-like protein: MKIKSIEQIRSNFPALKRTHNSFPIAYFDGPGGTQVPTRVAEAVTDYLFNHNGNSAWAYPTSEETTDLVKSARQTFAAFFNSDPNEVVFGANMTTLTYHLSRALGGNLKVGDEIIVTDLDHHANVDPWKQLETEVGAVIKSVKFNLANGKLDIADFKNKLSSKTKIVAMGAASNALGTINDIKKISQLSHDVGALVFVDAVHYAAHHLIDVQEFKCDFLACSPYKFYGPHAGVLFGRHELLQKTNFPKLVPAYDAAPYNAETGTPNFEGIMGAAAAVNFLASLAEGNSTREKLVNAFTELEIRGNLLLAKLWNGLSAINGVKLYGPSPGSPRTSTIAFTVNNYSSEEITKKLVENGIFTSHGDFYATTVVERLGLSEAGLVRAGCACYTTEEEVERLIRSVASL; this comes from the coding sequence ATGAAAATAAAATCAATCGAACAAATCAGATCCAATTTCCCAGCGCTAAAAAGAACACACAATAGTTTTCCGATTGCCTATTTTGATGGTCCAGGCGGAACACAGGTGCCAACACGAGTAGCAGAAGCTGTAACTGATTACCTGTTTAATCACAACGGAAACTCGGCGTGGGCTTACCCCACAAGCGAGGAAACTACCGATTTGGTGAAATCTGCCCGGCAAACATTTGCTGCCTTTTTTAATTCTGATCCGAATGAGGTCGTTTTTGGTGCCAACATGACAACCCTGACTTATCATCTTTCTCGTGCATTGGGTGGAAACCTAAAAGTGGGTGATGAAATAATTGTTACTGATCTTGACCACCACGCAAATGTTGATCCGTGGAAACAACTTGAAACAGAAGTTGGCGCAGTGATTAAATCAGTAAAATTTAATCTTGCAAACGGAAAGCTGGATATAGCAGATTTTAAAAACAAACTCTCTTCAAAAACAAAAATTGTAGCAATGGGTGCTGCATCAAATGCATTGGGAACAATAAATGATATTAAAAAAATTAGCCAACTTTCCCATGATGTTGGTGCATTGGTTTTTGTTGATGCTGTTCACTATGCCGCTCATCATTTAATTGACGTTCAGGAATTTAAATGCGATTTTTTAGCATGCTCTCCATACAAGTTCTATGGTCCTCATGCCGGTGTTTTATTTGGAAGACATGAACTCCTGCAAAAAACGAATTTCCCAAAATTGGTACCAGCTTATGATGCTGCACCGTATAATGCCGAAACAGGAACACCTAATTTTGAAGGTATTATGGGAGCTGCCGCCGCCGTAAATTTCCTGGCTTCTTTGGCCGAAGGAAATTCCACCAGGGAGAAACTTGTAAATGCTTTTACTGAATTAGAGATTCGTGGTAATCTTTTACTAGCAAAACTGTGGAACGGTTTGTCAGCAATAAATGGTGTAAAGCTTTATGGACCTTCTCCGGGTTCTCCAAGAACCAGTACAATAGCTTTTACTGTTAATAATTATTCATCTGAAGAAATCACAAAGAAGCTGGTTGAAAATGGCATATTTACCTCGCATGGTGATTTTTATGCCACAACAGTTGTGGAAAGGTTGGGATTATCTGAGGCAGGATTAGTTCGGGCTGGCTGTGCATGTTATACAACTGAGGAAGAGGTGGAACGTTTGATACGGTCAGTCGCATCATTATAA
- a CDS encoding AbrB/MazE/SpoVT family DNA-binding domain-containing protein, whose protein sequence is MSQTIFESGNSLAVRIPKGIADALKMGKGTQVEFKLEQDSLVVTPNRIPKYNLSDLLAGFPDNERGQEVDWGSDVGKEIVE, encoded by the coding sequence ATGTCACAGACCATATTTGAAAGTGGCAACAGTCTGGCAGTACGCATACCTAAAGGTATTGCTGATGCTCTTAAAATGGGCAAAGGAACACAGGTTGAGTTTAAACTAGAACAAGATAGCTTGGTTGTAACCCCGAACAGGATTCCAAAATATAATTTGAGTGACTTGTTAGCAGGATTTCCAGATAACGAGCGGGGTCAGGAAGTTGATTGGGGTTCTGATGTAGGGAAAGAGATTGTTGAATGA
- a CDS encoding GIY-YIG nuclease family protein, with amino-acid sequence MYWTYVIYSSRNDSFYIGHTNNLDDRIKRHNQNRNKYTSGKGPWELMFSKEFETRTEAMSFEKRLKGFKNPTYLIKNLDL; translated from the coding sequence ATGTATTGGACTTACGTAATTTACTCTTCTCGAAATGATTCTTTTTACATTGGTCATACTAATAATTTAGATGATCGAATAAAACGCCATAACCAAAACCGTAATAAATATACAAGTGGCAAAGGTCCATGGGAGTTGATGTTCTCAAAAGAGTTTGAAACCAGAACTGAAGCTATGTCTTTTGAAAAAAGGTTGAAAGGGTTCAAAAATCCTACATATTTGATTAAGAACTTAGACCTATAG
- a CDS encoding DUF3098 domain-containing protein, whose protein sequence is MAKTAKTQAPVQSFTFGKRNLYILTAGIITIIIGFVLMAQPPVNGFLSRTLAPIILVIAYLVIIPISILAKNKE, encoded by the coding sequence ATGGCTAAAACTGCAAAAACCCAAGCCCCGGTTCAAAGCTTTACTTTTGGTAAACGCAACCTGTATATATTAACAGCAGGCATTATTACAATAATCATTGGTTTTGTTTTAATGGCGCAACCTCCCGTAAATGGCTTTTTGTCACGTACTTTGGCACCTATTATTTTGGTTATTGCATATCTTGTTATTATTCCAATATCTATTTTGGCAAAAAATAAAGAATAA
- a CDS encoding helix-hairpin-helix domain-containing protein, with the protein MFQIKNMNNKNLFFLLIFFFLFFVQPVFAQSDSLLNLINDLSENETYLDDLLLDLSENPVNINTATRSDLLEIPLITNEMADSIVILRQRLGRFKSKRQIRKIITAEVYGLIKEFITISEKHKSKIKITQRNSLRLERINEIESEQYLGSILNNYSRIKYQHSPELSFGFIAQKDPDESNYIDHLNFAAQYKKAKWNLIAGDYYLQFGQGLSHSNPYGNQKSIYLSAVFREATIVARPNLTSSESTGKYGLFGRYHLNDKTDLFSFYSKSGRDVKQEHNSITGFKYDGLHRNSREIESKDLIHEKSFGAGLNYSFNNSIKIGALYSQYAFDKTIQNNFAVLGAKKRRQIFAFEGNGFNQLAFSYNWKVENVKFSGEFSQANKGGPGWVQSAFYTKEKFRAGVKYWRLAKDFLSADGRAFDDSNPFPQGVTGYFAALQFKIIESISFGAFKLYEQQLWRSYFEPMPTEKNEWLGQLDWKNKTISTTIRYRDKQAESFEEVKNIYTRLEQNQKFIRLELKYSPTKIVKLKTRWEHTFIENSKERGTLFYQDFEYKFFEDIQFNTRFTFFNTTSFDSRLYEYERDLPGSFSNIALFNNGLKSYLLVKWKMNNNFSFWIKGRYVTKYETSLRGEINQAISRDLRMQAVVSF; encoded by the coding sequence ATGTTTCAAATAAAAAATATGAACAATAAAAATCTTTTTTTTCTCCTTATATTCTTCTTCTTGTTTTTTGTTCAACCTGTTTTTGCACAGTCTGACAGTCTGTTGAATTTGATTAATGATTTGTCTGAAAATGAAACCTATCTTGATGATTTACTTCTCGATTTATCTGAAAACCCTGTAAACATTAATACCGCCACGCGCAGTGATTTGCTGGAAATCCCTTTAATTACAAATGAAATGGCTGACAGTATTGTTATTTTAAGGCAAAGACTTGGACGTTTTAAAAGTAAACGGCAAATACGTAAAATTATAACGGCTGAAGTTTATGGCTTAATAAAAGAGTTTATAACAATCTCAGAAAAACACAAAAGTAAAATAAAAATTACACAAAGAAACAGTCTTAGACTTGAACGGATTAATGAAATTGAATCGGAACAATATTTGGGAAGTATACTGAATAATTATAGCAGGATTAAATATCAACACAGCCCGGAATTATCATTTGGATTTATTGCCCAAAAAGATCCTGATGAATCTAATTATATTGATCATCTTAATTTTGCGGCTCAATATAAAAAAGCAAAATGGAATTTAATTGCCGGTGATTATTATCTACAATTTGGGCAAGGGCTTTCCCATTCCAACCCTTATGGTAACCAAAAAAGCATTTACCTTTCTGCTGTTTTCAGAGAAGCCACAATTGTTGCACGCCCAAACCTAACCAGTTCTGAATCAACGGGGAAGTATGGCCTGTTTGGACGCTATCATTTAAACGATAAAACTGACTTATTTTCATTTTATTCAAAAAGTGGGCGTGATGTAAAGCAGGAACATAATTCAATTACAGGTTTTAAATATGACGGGTTGCACCGAAATTCAAGAGAAATTGAGTCCAAGGATTTGATACATGAAAAAAGTTTTGGAGCAGGGCTAAATTATAGTTTCAATAACTCAATAAAGATTGGAGCACTTTACAGCCAATATGCTTTTGATAAAACCATACAAAATAACTTTGCAGTTTTAGGAGCTAAAAAACGTCGGCAAATTTTTGCCTTCGAAGGAAATGGGTTCAATCAATTAGCGTTTAGTTATAATTGGAAAGTTGAAAACGTAAAATTTAGCGGGGAGTTTAGTCAGGCCAATAAAGGTGGTCCAGGTTGGGTTCAATCTGCATTTTATACAAAAGAGAAATTTAGAGCCGGTGTAAAATATTGGCGTCTTGCAAAAGATTTCCTTTCAGCTGATGGTAGGGCTTTTGATGATTCTAATCCCTTTCCGCAAGGTGTTACAGGGTATTTTGCAGCACTCCAATTTAAGATAATTGAATCGATTTCATTTGGTGCTTTTAAATTATATGAACAACAACTGTGGCGTAGCTATTTTGAACCAATGCCAACAGAAAAGAATGAATGGCTTGGACAACTCGATTGGAAAAATAAGACAATTTCAACAACAATCAGATATAGAGATAAGCAAGCAGAATCTTTTGAAGAAGTTAAAAATATTTATACGCGGCTTGAGCAGAATCAGAAATTTATACGTCTTGAATTAAAATACAGCCCAACAAAAATAGTAAAATTGAAAACACGCTGGGAACATACTTTTATTGAAAACTCAAAAGAACGAGGGACACTTTTTTATCAGGATTTCGAGTACAAATTTTTTGAAGATATACAATTTAACACTCGGTTTACTTTTTTTAATACAACCTCTTTTGATTCCCGGCTTTATGAATATGAACGTGACCTACCCGGAAGTTTTTCAAATATTGCTTTATTTAACAATGGCCTAAAAAGTTATTTGCTGGTAAAATGGAAAATGAATAACAATTTTTCGTTTTGGATTAAAGGGCGCTATGTGACAAAATATGAGACCTCACTACGAGGAGAAATTAATCAGGCAATTAGCCGGGATTTGCGAATGCAGGCAGTTGTTTCTTTCTAA
- a CDS encoding peptidase M13: MFKYFSITVLLIAVLLSCQKQLKSGIDQTQMDKTVKPSEDFYAYMNGTWLKDFEIPADKSNYGSFTKLADEAKINLRKIIEEASNAKDKPAGSNTQKVGDMYLSFMDSAKIEELGVSPLNEELEKIAAINSKDDLVKHMAYLASIGVYGPFVHFIAQDGKNSSQYIVNIYQTGISLPDRDYYLKDTDRFIDIRAKFLTHMEKMFDMAGIENGAAKAKSILKIETMIAENHWTRVENRNPAKTYNKLAIADLDKKMSNFNWALYAQESGFGAEDSLCVFQPTYLQAANKIIGKVSLEDWKTYYTWNVLTDAAAYLSSNFVTENFDFFSRTLSGTEKDRPRWKRAVSSVEGTLGEIVGKLYVERHFKPEAKERMKQLVNNLRESLKIRIDGLEWMSAETKVKAQEKLSKFTPKIGYPDKWKDYSALEIKSDDLIGNLVRATIVEYNRDMDKLGKPIDRTEWGMTPQTVNAYYSPPKNEIVFPAAILQPPFFNMEADDAVNYGGIGAVIGHEIIHGFDDSGRQYNGDGNLIDWWTKEDGEEFKKRANVMIEQYNGYNPIDTMHVNGKLTLGENIADIGGLTVSYYAYKNSLNGKNSPVIDGMTGEQRFFLGWAQIWARKYRDEALRQRLMTDPHSPSQYRANGITSNMPEFYEAFDVKEGDAMYRSEDQRVKIW, translated from the coding sequence ATGTTTAAGTATTTTTCTATTACTGTTCTGCTTATTGCAGTTCTACTGTCTTGTCAAAAACAGTTAAAATCCGGGATCGATCAAACCCAAATGGATAAAACTGTAAAACCAAGTGAAGATTTTTATGCTTACATGAATGGTACCTGGTTAAAAGATTTTGAAATACCAGCAGACAAATCAAATTATGGCTCATTCACAAAATTGGCCGATGAAGCAAAAATTAATCTTCGTAAAATCATCGAAGAAGCCTCCAACGCTAAAGATAAACCTGCCGGCAGCAACACCCAAAAAGTGGGCGACATGTATTTGAGTTTTATGGATAGTGCCAAAATTGAAGAACTTGGCGTTTCTCCGTTAAATGAAGAGTTGGAAAAAATAGCAGCTATTAATAGTAAAGATGATTTAGTTAAACATATGGCTTACCTGGCCAGTATTGGTGTTTACGGACCATTTGTTCATTTTATAGCCCAGGACGGAAAAAATTCCAGCCAGTACATTGTAAATATTTATCAAACCGGAATTAGCTTGCCCGACAGAGATTATTATTTAAAAGATACAGATCGTTTTATAGATATCCGCGCAAAATTTTTAACACACATGGAAAAAATGTTTGATATGGCCGGTATTGAAAATGGAGCTGCTAAAGCAAAATCTATTTTAAAAATTGAAACTATGATTGCTGAGAACCATTGGACACGCGTGGAAAACCGTAACCCGGCAAAAACATACAATAAACTGGCCATTGCAGATTTGGATAAAAAAATGTCCAACTTCAACTGGGCCTTATATGCACAAGAATCCGGATTTGGCGCAGAAGACAGTTTGTGTGTTTTCCAGCCAACTTATTTACAAGCCGCTAACAAAATAATCGGCAAAGTTTCATTGGAAGATTGGAAAACATATTACACCTGGAATGTACTCACCGACGCTGCTGCTTATTTGAGCAGTAATTTTGTAACGGAAAATTTTGATTTCTTTAGTCGTACCCTGTCAGGTACAGAAAAAGACCGACCACGCTGGAAAAGAGCTGTATCATCTGTAGAAGGCACCCTCGGAGAGATTGTTGGCAAACTATATGTGGAGCGTCATTTCAAACCCGAAGCTAAAGAAAGAATGAAACAACTTGTTAATAACTTAAGAGAATCACTTAAGATACGCATTGATGGTTTGGAGTGGATGAGTGCTGAAACAAAAGTAAAAGCACAGGAAAAACTATCAAAATTCACACCTAAAATCGGTTATCCGGATAAATGGAAAGATTATTCTGCGCTTGAAATAAAAAGTGATGATCTGATTGGTAATTTGGTTAGAGCAACCATCGTTGAATACAATCGTGATATGGACAAATTAGGCAAACCAATTGATCGTACAGAATGGGGAATGACACCTCAAACAGTAAACGCCTATTACAGTCCTCCAAAAAATGAGATCGTGTTTCCGGCCGCAATCCTCCAACCTCCTTTCTTTAATATGGAAGCAGATGACGCCGTAAATTATGGTGGAATCGGTGCAGTTATCGGCCATGAAATTATCCACGGTTTTGATGACAGTGGAAGGCAATACAATGGTGATGGTAACCTGATTGATTGGTGGACAAAAGAAGATGGTGAAGAGTTTAAAAAACGCGCCAATGTAATGATAGAACAATATAATGGTTATAATCCTATCGATACGATGCATGTTAATGGAAAATTAACTCTTGGCGAAAACATTGCAGATATCGGCGGTTTGACTGTTTCATATTATGCTTATAAAAATTCACTAAATGGTAAAAACTCTCCGGTGATTGATGGAATGACTGGAGAGCAGCGCTTCTTTCTTGGATGGGCACAGATTTGGGCTCGCAAATATCGTGATGAAGCATTGAGACAACGCCTGATGACAGATCCTCATTCTCCAAGCCAGTACAGGGCAAATGGAATTACATCGAATATGCCTGAGTTTTATGAAGCATTTGACGTGAAGGAAGGCGATGCCATGTATCGCTCTGAAGACCAACGAGTAAAAATTTGGTAA